One genomic segment of Mesoterricola silvestris includes these proteins:
- a CDS encoding serine/threonine-protein kinase: MLRALAAVLVACAAFAAPFRPAPEEARFAEMLDRDHHPLEAREAAKAYLARHPDSWLACEVIGMVCLSTDGDLPRALYYFTRSRELLERAYGGAWGPGTPTGYYSSVLGFQASTQYRMERYQDALRTLDVHDRLFVKKRPVDHAWPLMKLGRDREARLKIDEAVAGGDPKDVANALNTLAAMEAESDRPEAAFATQMRIYDLEKAAGKDRDCTLIRNAADGAWHLGQTARAEQLLLEAADHFQAGTVTNPWGDLAGLYLEEQRLPEAMDAVKRMHQWAFHSRPLAAETHWSTRQILTGGLLLYCGATDEALAVARRVRERPDRHATGSARDGQREAGTQVFLYQALLDALARDGEELSYAPWKRRPGILARMAGHAVEAALARRRAGTLLMANPDRLGHSLRVLAPQAVAELPGGEVLLPRIAGPGVAEAEAGRLLGRTGPMAERERGFLLLALGAARLERGDARGALEALGAAEPALPAEYAVLHTQLLALRAKAQTLRGDRAGALVSLTGVLQRDGGELRRLGVSLPCHIQAVGPLAREAAGLLASSPRFTRDPAGFRVTVEAIAGGGLQGGLDSPQGTVLCRFQVPPGPDRDATVREFCRRFHHRAFGPRIDLSQQQIRSLEGSTLSAQSAEEQLKGILGN; the protein is encoded by the coding sequence ATGCTCCGCGCCCTGGCGGCGGTCCTGGTGGCGTGCGCGGCCTTCGCCGCGCCGTTCCGGCCCGCCCCGGAGGAGGCCCGCTTCGCCGAAATGCTGGACCGGGACCACCACCCCCTGGAGGCCCGGGAGGCCGCCAAGGCCTACCTGGCCCGGCATCCGGACTCCTGGCTGGCCTGCGAGGTCATCGGCATGGTGTGCCTTTCCACCGACGGGGACCTGCCCCGGGCCCTGTACTACTTCACCCGGTCCCGGGAGCTGCTGGAGCGCGCCTACGGCGGCGCCTGGGGCCCCGGGACGCCCACGGGCTACTACAGCTCCGTGCTGGGCTTCCAGGCCTCCACCCAGTACCGCATGGAGCGCTACCAGGACGCGCTCAGGACCCTGGACGTCCACGACCGCCTGTTCGTGAAGAAGCGCCCCGTGGACCACGCCTGGCCCCTCATGAAGCTGGGCCGCGACCGCGAGGCCCGCCTCAAGATCGACGAGGCCGTGGCCGGGGGCGACCCCAAGGACGTGGCCAACGCCCTCAACACCCTGGCCGCCATGGAGGCCGAATCGGACCGGCCCGAGGCGGCCTTCGCCACCCAGATGCGGATCTACGACCTGGAGAAGGCCGCGGGCAAGGACCGGGACTGCACCCTGATCCGCAACGCCGCCGACGGGGCCTGGCACCTGGGCCAGACGGCGCGGGCCGAGCAGCTCCTGCTGGAGGCCGCGGATCACTTCCAGGCCGGCACCGTCACCAACCCCTGGGGCGACCTGGCCGGCCTCTACCTGGAGGAGCAGCGGCTCCCCGAAGCCATGGACGCCGTGAAGCGCATGCACCAGTGGGCCTTCCATTCCCGGCCCCTGGCCGCGGAAACCCACTGGAGCACCCGCCAGATCCTCACGGGCGGGCTCCTGCTGTACTGCGGGGCCACCGACGAGGCCCTGGCCGTGGCCAGGCGCGTGCGGGAGCGCCCCGACCGGCACGCCACGGGCTCGGCCCGGGACGGCCAGCGGGAGGCGGGCACCCAGGTCTTCCTGTACCAGGCCCTCCTGGACGCCCTGGCCCGGGACGGGGAGGAACTGAGCTACGCGCCCTGGAAGCGCCGCCCCGGCATCCTGGCGCGCATGGCCGGCCACGCCGTGGAAGCCGCCCTGGCGCGGCGCCGGGCCGGCACCCTCCTCATGGCCAACCCGGACCGCCTGGGCCACTCCCTGCGCGTGCTGGCGCCCCAGGCCGTGGCGGAACTGCCCGGCGGCGAGGTGCTCCTGCCGCGCATCGCCGGCCCCGGGGTGGCGGAAGCCGAGGCCGGGCGGCTCCTGGGCCGCACCGGGCCCATGGCCGAGCGGGAGCGGGGCTTCCTGCTCCTGGCCCTGGGCGCCGCGCGGCTGGAGCGGGGCGACGCCCGGGGGGCCCTGGAGGCCCTGGGCGCCGCGGAACCGGCGCTGCCCGCGGAATACGCCGTGCTCCACACCCAGCTGCTGGCCCTGCGGGCCAAGGCCCAGACCCTGCGGGGCGACCGGGCCGGGGCCCTGGTCTCCCTCACGGGCGTGCTGCAGCGGGACGGGGGCGAACTGCGGCGCCTGGGGGTGAGCCTTCCCTGCCACATCCAGGCCGTGGGCCCCCTGGCCCGGGAGGCCGCCGGGCTCCTGGCCTCCTCCCCCCGCTTCACCCGGGACCCCGCCGGCTTCCGGGTGACGGTGGAGGCCATCGCCGGGGGCGGCCTCCAGGGGGGCCTGGACAGCCCCCAGGGCACGGTGCTGTGCCGCTTCCAGGTGCCGCCCGGCCCGGACCGGGACGCCACGGTGCGGGAATTCTGCAGGCGCTTCCACCACCGGGCCTTCGGCCCCCGCATCGACCTGTCCCAGCAGCAGATCCGCTCACTGGAAGGGAGCACCCTCTCGGCGCAGAGCGCCGAGGAGCAGCTCAAGGGGATCCTGGGGAACTGA
- a CDS encoding AAA family ATPase translates to MLPTDPEGLDRARSVLARLGERMRFQVLGRDEVVDLVMVALLADGHVLLEDYPGSGKTTLAKALGEALEDGEGRDLPPFRRIQFTPDLLPSDITGVSVFEPGTGDFAFRPGPLFAHVVLADEINRTSPKVQAAMLEAMAEKQVTVDNVTRPLDELFFVIATQNPRDVAGTYPLPLPQLDRFLFKIRMDHISREAELQVLATRLARRAEPGGPPVTRAELLEARAQVETGVFVAEPVNHCLVDLARALRGHPQVVQGVSTRSLVLLVPALKAAAALRGRDFVSGEDVAWLAPLVFGHRMELGPGAPSPAEVVRACLAEPMEALSRATLRGRA, encoded by the coding sequence ATGCTCCCCACCGATCCCGAAGGCCTCGATCGCGCCCGGTCCGTCCTGGCCCGCCTGGGGGAGCGGATGCGCTTCCAGGTGCTGGGCCGGGACGAGGTGGTGGACCTGGTCATGGTGGCGCTCCTGGCCGACGGCCACGTGCTCCTGGAGGACTATCCGGGCTCGGGCAAGACGACCCTGGCCAAGGCCCTGGGCGAGGCCCTGGAGGACGGCGAGGGCCGGGATCTGCCGCCCTTCCGGCGCATCCAGTTCACCCCCGACCTGCTGCCTTCGGACATCACCGGCGTCTCGGTCTTCGAACCGGGCACCGGCGACTTCGCGTTCCGTCCTGGGCCGCTCTTCGCCCACGTGGTGCTGGCCGACGAGATCAACCGCACCTCCCCCAAGGTGCAGGCCGCGATGCTGGAGGCCATGGCCGAGAAGCAGGTGACGGTGGACAACGTCACCCGGCCCCTGGACGAGCTCTTCTTCGTCATCGCCACCCAGAACCCCCGGGACGTGGCGGGCACCTACCCCCTGCCGCTGCCCCAACTGGACCGCTTCCTCTTCAAGATCCGCATGGACCACATCTCCCGGGAGGCCGAACTGCAGGTGCTCGCCACGCGCCTGGCGCGCCGGGCCGAACCCGGGGGGCCCCCCGTCACCCGCGCCGAGCTCCTGGAGGCCCGCGCCCAGGTGGAGACGGGGGTCTTCGTGGCCGAACCGGTGAACCACTGCCTGGTGGACCTGGCCCGGGCCCTGCGCGGCCACCCCCAGGTGGTGCAGGGGGTCTCCACCCGCAGCCTGGTGCTCCTGGTGCCCGCCCTCAAGGCCGCCGCGGCCCTGCGCGGCCGGGACTTCGTCTCCGGGGAGGACGTGGCGTGGCTGGCGCCGCTGGTCTTCGGGCACCGCATGGAGCTGGGCCCCGGGGCGCCCTCCCCCGCCGAGGTGGTGCGGGCCTGCCTGGCGGAGCCCATGGAGGCCCTGAGCCGGGCCACGCTGCGGGGGAGGGCCTGA